A window of Cygnus atratus isolate AKBS03 ecotype Queensland, Australia unplaced genomic scaffold, CAtr_DNAZoo_HiC_assembly HiC_scaffold_34, whole genome shotgun sequence contains these coding sequences:
- the LOC118260513 gene encoding olfactory receptor 14C36-like, producing the protein MPNSTFPTKFLLLPFADTRELQLLHFGLFLGIYLAALLGNGLILTAVACDHRLHTPMYFFLLNLALLDLGTITTTVPKAMANSLWDTRDISHLGCAAQVFMFAVFVTAEFFLLTIMAYDRYIAICKPLHYRTIMDSRTCAKTAAAAWGSTFLYAVLHTANTFSLPLCHGNVLDQFFCEIPQILKLSCSDAYLSEIFRAVLWIPSQQGRHKAFSTCLPHLAVVSLFISTGTFAYLKPPSMSSSSLNLLLAVQYSVVPSALNPLIYSTRNQELKDAVWKVMNGHFSEAINCPSFTYCS; encoded by the exons atGCCCAACAGCACCTTCCCCACCaagttcctcctcctgccattcgCAGACACAcgcgagctgcagctcctgcacttcgggctcttcctgggcatctacctggctgccctcctgggcaacggcctcatcctcacagccgtagcctgcgaccaccgcctccacacccccatgtacttcttcctcctcaacctcgccctcctcgacctgggcaCTATTACCAccactgtccccaaagccatggccaacTCCCTGTGGGACACCAGGGACATTTCCCACTTGGGTTGCGCTGCCCAGGTCTTTATGTTTGCTGTCTTTGTCACAGCAGAGTTTTTCCTTCTCACCATCATGGCTTATGACCGctacattgccatctgcaaaccCCTGCACTACAGGACAATAATGGACAGCAGGACTTGtgccaaaacagcagcagctgcctggggcagtaCTTTTCTCtatgctgtgctgcacactgccaataccttttccctccccctctgccATGGCAATGTcctggaccagttcttctgtgaaattccccagatcctcaagctctcctgctcagatgcctacctcagtGAA atcttcagggctgtACTGTGGATCCCCTCCCagcagggccggcacaaagccttttccacatgcctccctcacctggctgtggtCTCCCTGTTCATCAGCACTGGCACATTTGCCTACCTAAAACCTCCCTCcatgtcctcctcctccctgaaTCTTTTGCTGGCAGTTCAGTACTCAGTGGTGCCTTCAGCactgaaccccctcatctacagcacgaggaaccaggagctgaaGGATGCAGTGTGGAAAGTGATGAATGgacatttttctgaagcaatAAACTGCCCATCTTTTACATACTGCTCGTAA